The DNA sequence TATGACGATCTCGAAGATATCGCTATTTTAGCAGGCGCGCTGAGAAAACAGGACGTTGGACCACGCAACCCACTTTGCGCAACTGAACTTCCAGACGGCGAGCGGCTGCAAATCTGTTTGCCGCCGACGGTACCGTCGGGCACCGTCAGCTTGACGATTCGACGGCCAAGTTCCCGTGTTTCTAGTCTCAAAGAAGTCTCGTCCCGTTACGATGCTCCGAGGTGGAATCAGTGGAAGGGACGAAAAAAACGGCATGATCAGCATGATGAAGCTATCCTTCGGTACTATGACAACGGGGATCTGGAGGCGTTTCTGCACGCATGTGTCGTTGGTCGGTTGACGATGCTGCTTTGCGGACCCACCGGGAGTGGCAAGACAACGATGAGCAAGACCTTGATCAACGCTATCCCGCCGCAGGAAAGGCTGATTACCATCGAAGATACGCTCGAACTCGTCATTCCACACGAGAACCACGTAAGGCTGCTTTATTCTAAGAATGGGGCTGGGCTGGGCGCAGTGACCGCTGAGCACCTGCTACAGGCTAGCCTGCGCATGCGACCGGACCGAATACTGCTCGGCGAGATACGCGACGATGCCGCGTGGGCTTATCTGAGTGAAGTCGTCTCAGGGCATCCGGGATCGATTTCCACAATACATGGTGCCAATCCCGTCCAAGGTTTCAAAAAGCTATTTTCGCTCGTGAAAAGCAGCGCTCAGGGGGCTAGCTTGGAAGATCGCACCCTGATTGACATGCTCGCAACCGCAGTTGATGTCATCGTACCCTTCCGTGCCCACGGTGACATTTACGAGGTGGGCGAAATCTGGCTCGCTGCCGATGCGCGTCGGCGCGGTGAGACAATAGGCGATCTTCTTAACCAGCAGTAGTTGTGATCCATGTTTCTAAATGCCGCATGGCGCGTTGTAGAATTACGTTTGTAGCAATGCTCAGCAATCTTTGTCATAAAACGGAGACATCTAGTTTGCATTTCTGTCGTGCGCGGTTTGGTCGAAATCTTGCCGAAATGCCCGTGTAGTGAGAGAAAATTGACGAGTGGAGTCTAACGAATACAACCTTTACGTGTATAAATTCTGTTGAGCTGCAAATGGCTGGCCAGGATCCTAGATTGAGAGGTGAACCGTTGAAACACGTTCTTGTCATCGATGACGATGTCGCTATGCGGCATCTTATAGTCGAGTATCTTACGATCCATGCCTTTAAGGTGACTGCGGTAGCCGACAGCAAGCAGTTCAATCGTGTACTCTGCTCCGAGACGGTCGATGTCGTGGTCGTCGATCTTAATTTGGGTCGCGAAGATGGGCTTGAAATTGTTCGTAGTCTGGCCACGAAGTCCGATGTTCCAATCATAATTATTAGCGGCGCTCGCCTCGAAGAGGCGGACAAAGTTATTGCGCTCGAGTTGGGAGCAACCGATTTTATTGCCAAGCCTTTTGGGACGCGGGAATTTCTGGCGCGCATCCGTGTTGCGTTACGCGTGCGGCCCAGTGTCGCGCGAACCAAAGATCGACGCTCATTTAGTTTCGCTGACTGGACACTTAATCTCAGGCGACGCCGCTTGATTTCGGAAGAGGGCAGTGAGGTGAAACTCACGGCAGGTGAGTTTAATCTCCTGGTTGCTTTCCTGGAGAAGCCGCGCGACGTCCTATCCCGGGAGCAGCTTCTGATCGCCAGTCGGGTACGCGAGGAGGAGGTGTATGACAGAAGTATTGATGTCCTCATTTTGCGGCTGCGCCGGAAGCTTGAGGGGGATCCGACGACCCCTCAGTTGATCAAGACTGCAAGAGGTGCTGGCTATTTCTTTGACGCTGACGTGGATGTTTCGTACGGGGGTGTGATGGCGGCCTGAGGTAGAGGTGCATTTCGCCTTTAGCAATCTGTTCCCAACGTGAGCAGATTGCTATGCGGCTTGGCAAAGCTGCCTTTCCTCGGTACTATCCGAAAAACTCAGCACTGCGGAGTGATTGGATGGGTCCTATCTTTTGAGAGATCAGCTGTTCGTTGCCTTCTCCCGAGCAAAGAAACATGCAAGCGCTGCGGTAGCCAGCTTGTGGCCAAAAGCCCGGGCGGTCTCCAATCCCAATGGATCAAAGTGATTGCGAGCGACTTCTATTAGCGAGACCGGGAACATGCGGGAGGTCTGAACGATGATTGATTTTTCGAAAGCTGTGTGAGGGATCGGATAACTCTTCGGAGCCGCACGAAACGATCCATCCGCCAGCATGTTTTCAAAATCGCCAAGCGCACGGCGCAAGATCATTTGTAGCGACTTGGAAGGACTGTATTGCAGGATCAGGTTGTCATATATCTTCGATACTTCAGGCGCGGGCGGGCGCGCTGAAAGGAAGACCTGGATCTTTCCTGGCGCTGTCGTCGAACTCAAAGCATCCACGGTCAGCATCGATTGCTGATCAGAGCTGTGACAACGCTTGGCGGTGGCTGGGGCAGGTCGTCGATCTTCCTCGTCGAGATTTTCAGGCGGCTGCGGCAGGGTCGAGTTTTGGGTGGCAACAGGCAAAGAAGGATGGACGATTTCGGGTCGAGCGGCGGCAAGCCGCCTGGCCTCCCCGACAGACAAAGCGGGTTTGCGAATTCCCATCTTCACCCCTCCAAGGCTTCGCTAACCAATTTGGAGATAGTGACGAGTTCCTCCATGGCGATTCTGAGATTCCGTTCGAGGAGGCGCATTGTCGGATCGGTTCTCATATTCAGCAATGTGAGATGCAACATGCCACGTTCCTTCATCGCGGCAAATGCGTCTCTCTCGTGCATGGGAGACTGTACAACTGGAAGGCTTGCGAGCATGTCCGACATCGCGCGCTGCGATGTGGTCAATCGACCAACCGGCACGCGTTGGCGCAATACGGCTGTCGGAATTGCCAAGTTCTCGCTCAGCAGCAGTTCAATGACATAGCGGTAGGTCGACAATGCTTCATCGATATCGAGCGGAGTTAACATGGTCGGGATCAGAAGCAGGTTTGAGCTGGCAATGATCGTGTTGTTGAGTTCGCTCGAACCACCATGCGTATCGGCCAGCGCATAATCAAATCCCTGGAGTTCGGCGTCCTCATAGGCCGCCTCAAGGAGTGCCATTTCCTCGGCGGCGTAGACTTCGCAGAAGGAGCCCCAGGTATTGCTGCGAAGGGCGTTTTCTTTCCATCGCGTTAGTGGTCGGTTTTCATCAGCGTCGAAGAGAGCCAATCGTTTGCCGTCACTTGCAAAGGCGGCGCAAAGACCCATGAGTGCCGTGGTTTTGCCGGCTCCTCCCTTGAAGGAGCAAAATGTCAGAAGTTTCATGTCCTTATCCTGTCGATTTTGTGAAGCGGAAGTGCGTCTGTACTTTTATTTGTGTGTATGATTTTGCGATCATTCATGAGTAATGTAGTAATTACCTGATTTTATATTTCAATTTTATTGTAAAATAATTTCAATTGTAATAATATAAAAATAAATATCCCTTATGTGTTCTTGATTTCGTTTTGTATATGGCTAGATTCCCATCTGCCACGACGAGGAAATGCTACGGCGGGGCAAGTTCAGATCTTTCCGTCTTCTATGGAGGAAGCTATGTCGCAAGGCAGTAGGCCCACCTCAAGTGACATTGCCGTCAACCAGCGCGAATGCGTGAAGGTTGAAGGCTTCAAGGTCGTCAGTACCCGATTAAGATCGGCCGAATATGAGAGTTTTTCTCATCAGGCACGCTTGCTGGGCCTCTCCGACAGCATGGCCATACGGGTTGCGGTGCGCCGCATTGGTGGCTTTCTTGAAATCGACGCAGAGACTCGTCATAGGATGGAGGCCATACTACAATCCATAGGAACACTCTCAAGCAACATTGCCGCGCTGCTATCTGCCTATGCCGAAAATCCGACAATGGATTTGGAGGCTTTGCGAGCTGAACGTATCGCCTTCGGTAAATCTTTCGCTGACCTCGACGGCTTGCTCCGTTCCATTTTGTCCGTATCACGGCGGCGGATCGACGGTTGCTCGCTGCTGAAAGACGCCTTGTAGCACTGACGTAGCACTTGGCGGGGAACATATTCGATGCCCGATCGAGCTCAAGTTATCATTCGCATTGTGCCGGGAGGTGGCACCAAGACCCTTCAACAAATTATCAATCAGTTGGAGTATCTATCCCGGAAGGGCAGGCTGGAGCTGCAGCGTTCAGCCCGACATCTCGATATTCCCCTGCCACCGGATCAAATCCACGAACTTGCCCGAAGCTGGGTTCAAGAGACTGGAACTTATGACGAAAGTCAGCCAGACGAGGAAAGGCAACAGGAGTTGACCACCCATATTATTGTAAGCTTCCCCGCGGGTACAAGCCAGGTAGCGGCTTATGCGGCGAGCCGGGAGTGGGCAGCCGAGATGTTTGGGTCAGGCGCAGGGGGGGGCCGATACAACTATCTTACGGCCTTCCACATCGATCGCGACCACCCACATCTGCATGTCGTCGTCAATCGGCGCGAACTTTTAGGACACGGCTGGCTGAAGATATCTCGGCGCCATCCCCAACTGAATTACGACGCCCTGCGCATAAAGATGGCCGAGATTTCACTTCGTCATGGCATTGCCCTCGATGCGAGCCGACGAGCAGAACGTGGCATCACCGAGCGGCCGATCACTTATGCCCAATATCGGCGCCTTGAGCGGGAGCAGGCTCGCCAAATCCGTTTCGAAGACGCGGATTTGGAACAGTCGTCGCCGCAAGGAGATCATCCAGAATTCAGCCAACCTTTCGATACATCCCCATTTGAAGCATCCGCGGGCGGACCGGAGGACATGCCTCGGCCCAACAATCGGCAGAATGAGTCGCAAGTTCATCTCCAGGAGCCAGCTGGTGTCAGCAACGAAGCCGGTGTCCTTGTGCGGGTTGCATTGGAGACGGAGCGCCTTGCTCAACCATTCGTTTCCGAAACCATTCTCGCGGACGACATAGG is a window from the Neorhizobium sp. NCHU2750 genome containing:
- the virB11 gene encoding P-type DNA transfer ATPase VirB11, which produces MEVDPQLRILLKPILEWLDDPRTEEVAINRPGEAFVRQAGAFLKFPLPVSYDDLEDIAILAGALRKQDVGPRNPLCATELPDGERLQICLPPTVPSGTVSLTIRRPSSRVSSLKEVSSRYDAPRWNQWKGRKKRHDQHDEAILRYYDNGDLEAFLHACVVGRLTMLLCGPTGSGKTTMSKTLINAIPPQERLITIEDTLELVIPHENHVRLLYSKNGAGLGAVTAEHLLQASLRMRPDRILLGEIRDDAAWAYLSEVVSGHPGSISTIHGANPVQGFKKLFSLVKSSAQGASLEDRTLIDMLATAVDVIVPFRAHGDIYEVGEIWLAADARRRGETIGDLLNQQ
- a CDS encoding T-DNA border endonuclease VirD2 translates to MPDRAQVIIRIVPGGGTKTLQQIINQLEYLSRKGRLELQRSARHLDIPLPPDQIHELARSWVQETGTYDESQPDEERQQELTTHIIVSFPAGTSQVAAYAASREWAAEMFGSGAGGGRYNYLTAFHIDRDHPHLHVVVNRRELLGHGWLKISRRHPQLNYDALRIKMAEISLRHGIALDASRRAERGITERPITYAQYRRLEREQARQIRFEDADLEQSSPQGDHPEFSQPFDTSPFEASAGGPEDMPRPNNRQNESQVHLQEPAGVSNEAGVLVRVALETERLAQPFVSETILADDIGSGSSRVAEGRVESANRTPDIPRAATGAATHTTHDRQRRAKRPHDDDGGPSGAKRVTLEGIAVGPQANAGEQDGSSGPLVRQAGTSRPSPPTATTRASTATDSLSATAHLQQRRGVSSKRPREDDDGEPSERKRERDERSKDGRGGNRR
- the virD1 gene encoding T-DNA border endonuclease subunit VirD1, which codes for MSQGSRPTSSDIAVNQRECVKVEGFKVVSTRLRSAEYESFSHQARLLGLSDSMAIRVAVRRIGGFLEIDAETRHRMEAILQSIGTLSSNIAALLSAYAENPTMDLEALRAERIAFGKSFADLDGLLRSILSVSRRRIDGCSLLKDAL
- a CDS encoding conjugal transfer ATPase VirC1; protein product: MKLLTFCSFKGGAGKTTALMGLCAAFASDGKRLALFDADENRPLTRWKENALRSNTWGSFCEVYAAEEMALLEAAYEDAELQGFDYALADTHGGSSELNNTIIASSNLLLIPTMLTPLDIDEALSTYRYVIELLLSENLAIPTAVLRQRVPVGRLTTSQRAMSDMLASLPVVQSPMHERDAFAAMKERGMLHLTLLNMRTDPTMRLLERNLRIAMEELVTISKLVSEALEG
- the virG gene encoding two-component system response regulator VirG, which produces MAGQDPRLRGEPLKHVLVIDDDVAMRHLIVEYLTIHAFKVTAVADSKQFNRVLCSETVDVVVVDLNLGREDGLEIVRSLATKSDVPIIIISGARLEEADKVIALELGATDFIAKPFGTREFLARIRVALRVRPSVARTKDRRSFSFADWTLNLRRRRLISEEGSEVKLTAGEFNLLVAFLEKPRDVLSREQLLIASRVREEEVYDRSIDVLILRLRRKLEGDPTTPQLIKTARGAGYFFDADVDVSYGGVMAA
- a CDS encoding conjugal transfer protein VirC2, which translates into the protein MGIRKPALSVGEARRLAAARPEIVHPSLPVATQNSTLPQPPENLDEEDRRPAPATAKRCHSSDQQSMLTVDALSSTTAPGKIQVFLSARPPAPEVSKIYDNLILQYSPSKSLQMILRRALGDFENMLADGSFRAAPKSYPIPHTAFEKSIIVQTSRMFPVSLIEVARNHFDPLGLETARAFGHKLATAALACFFAREKATNS